ACATTGGGGAATCGAAAGATTGGGAAAATCGAGGGCTTGAAGATCGAAAAATTGGGCGAATCCAGGGTTCAGAGATTTCGGAGATTTAGGAATTGGGCGATCGAAATGGGGCGATCAGGCGATCAAGAGATTGCGAGATTGAGAATGGGGCGATCGAAAATTGCGAGATTGAGAATTCGAGGTTTCCCTGAACCTAGGGTTTGCGAGGGCCGCGTTGTGGACTGCGGTTCAGGAGCTGGTGCAGGCGATCGCGAAAGGCATCCACCCCAAACAGGCCAAGGGCCTCTTGCCGCAGCCATGCCCCATCACAACGGCGATCGCCCCTGGTCGTCAAGGCAGCAATGGCGGCGCGGGCCACGGCCTCCGAATCCCGGTGGGGAACCCGCCACCCTAATCGACCATCCTGCAAGGGGTCGGCGGAACCGTCGTCATCGCCGGAAATGACCGGTACGCCCGTGGCCATGGCTTCCAGATAAGCAATGCCAAATCCCTCTTGGGAGGGCATGACGTAGAGGTCGGCGGCTCGGTAAAAGTCCGGCAGGGCCTCCGTGGGCACAAAACCCGCAAACACGACCCGATCGCCCACGCCCATCTCGCAGGCCAGGGCTTCTAATCGCGGGCGATCTTCGCCGCGACCAATCACCAGATATTTCACGTTGGGCACGGCTCGGGCAATCAGTGGCAGGGCCCGAATGGTCACATCCACCCCTTTGTAGCGATCGCCCGGCCAGAGCCGCGCCACGGTCATCAGCACTTTGCAATCGGCTAGGCCATACTGCGTCAACAGTTCTGGCGGTTTGGGCCCCGGCCGAAACACCGTGCCATCCACCGGACAGGGCATCAGATCCACCCGATCGGGATTGAGCTGGTTGGCCTGACTGGCGCGATCGCGGGAATAGCGACTAACAATCCAAAGGGCATCGGCCCGCTGCAAGGCCCGGCGAGCCGGAGGCGAGAGGGGATCCCAAACTTCCTTGCCGTGGGTCAGCACGGTGTAGGGAATGCGCCGAATCTGGCAAATCCAGGCGATCGCCTGAACAAGGTTGATGTGGCCACAAAACACTTGGCGCGGTGGCGCAATCCACAGATTCCAGGCCAGGCTGGCCAGCATTTGCAACCGCCCGATCGCCCGGGACTTGGCCCCACCAAAACAGTTAAATTCCAAACGCCCTTCCCCGATCGGGGGTTTAGCCATGGGGCGATCGCGCAAAATCCAGGCCCGGCCGCGGCGGTTCGGTTCCGCCACACAGGCGTAGGCCGTCAACAAATTTTGGTTATAGGTTTGGATGCCGCCCTCGTTGTCGAACACCTCAAGGAAAACGAATGCATCCCACTGACTGCCCCGCGCCGATCGAGACCGTGGCTTAGCCGAAATGGGTTTTGATGGAACGTGCTGCATGACGAATCAACCACCCAGAATCCTACTCACGACTCGATCGCTCAATGGCATAGCTAATGCAGAACTCAATGAATGCATGGCCCCACAGTGCATGGCTTGAAAAGGCATGACCCCACAATAGTTGGTCATATTGAGTGACCACATAATGTGTGACCGTGACTCCAGTAATGTGCGACTCAAATTATGCGCGACCCAAATTATGCGCGACACAACCTAGTGGCGCGGCTGCCTTAATTTCTTGGGTCAAAGTTGCGGAGCCAGTCGCGGTAACAAGGGGCTTAAGCCCCTTGCTGCCTAACGATCTGGTGACGGTAACAGTCATTTGATTTGACCTATCAAAATAAGCTTGGCACGCTACTAGGGTGTGGCCCAAATGGCGCACGATTGAGCATGTGATCATGCATGACTAAGCGACGGAACTGGATGATTAGCCCCGGTCACTGAACCTGTTAACGGTAGTCTGCATTTCCAATGTCTCCGATTCCGCTCGGGACTGCCACTGCTGGTGGTGTTGTTTGTGGTTCTGTGGGCCTGTGCTAGGGAAATTGAATCGGGATTGCACCTGAATGAATCTGCCGATCTCAACTGTCCCCTATCAATTTACCCAGGGTTTTTCCGTGGGAATCCGGTTAATTTGCATACCTATACGCAGGCCCGTAACCCAAGGCTGGGCGGTTGCCCGATTCTGAGGCGATGCTTGAACGGGCCTGACCAAGACGACTTAAATAATCAGAATCGAAATGTGGTGCGGATAGTTCCCACCACGATCGCCCCGCGATCGGCCTCATGTTCCGCTTGGGTGACCACGAAAACACCGGGGGTGATGGAAATTCGATCGCCCACCTTAAACCGATAGAAGGTTTCCAGGTGCATTCCCTGGCCCGAATCATCTTCCACATCGCCCGTGCCTTTCACCAAGCGCAGGGGCTGACCCACCAAAAAGGCCCAAAGATCGCCCTCGCGGCCAAAGGGATCTGACCAGGCTAAGGACACCGCATAGGTGTTGGACAAGGCCGTGGCTTCCCGATCAATGTAATTGGTCCAAACCCAGCCTCCCCAGGCCGCCAGGGTGAGAGCTTCCGAGAGCCGCCATTGCAATGTGCCGCTGAGGCCGTGGATTTGGGCCGGGGAATCGAGCTTGCCGGACAGGTCGGCGTTGAGGCTGCCGGTGAAGGTGTTGAGATAGCCCCGATCGTCGTAGGCGTTGATGTAGGCGATGCCCGTGAGCAAGGTGGCCGCCGGTTTGGTCAGCAGTTGCACTCCCCAAGCGCTGCGATCGCTCCCAAAGATGCCCTGATCCGATCGAGCGCTGTTGCCTGCGCCGTAGGCAAATTGCAGCCGCCCCCGCTCCCATAGCAGCCAATCTGCCCCCACACCCCCATCCAGGGCCGCCAGCTTAAACAGGGGGCTGCCTTCCGCGAACCGAGAAATGGCCCCGCGGCCGGTGTCAAAAAAGGGCGAGTTGGCCGTGAGGACGCTGCTGAGGTCAAAGCCGACGGGCCGCAGGGTCAAAACCACCCGATCGCCCCAGGCCGCAAATCGATAATCCAACAGGTCTAACTGGATGTTGTTGTCCAAATCCGTTTGGAACGAAAGGCGGGCCATATCCGTGCCCAAGGATTGGCGACTGGCATAGCCGTTGTTGCCCAGGTTGCCCGTGGCCAGTTGCAGCCGCAGCCGATCCTTCCCCGTGAAGGAGGTGACAAATTGCAAGCGGGTCAAGTGGGCAAAGGTGGCGGGATTTTCGTTATCACCGGGCGGATTGTCGCCCGCGGCCGCCGACAGACCAAAAATCGTTTCGCCCCCCATCAACAGGGTGGGGCTAAAGCGCTGACTTTCCAGGCGGGTGGTGGTGGCTTCCAGGCGGTTGACTCGTCCCGTGAGCTGCTCCAGTTCCGATCGAAATTCCGTTTGCAGGCTGCTCAGGGCGGCCAGGTCGTCCCGTTGCACTGCGGCATCGGTGGCTCGATCGAGCTGGGTTTGAATCGCCTCTAAGCAAGCGGCTAAACCAGCGGCAAACTCAAACCGGCCCAGGGGCCGATCGCCTCGAAACAGTCCATCGGGATAGCCCGCCAAACAGCCGTAGCGCTCCACCAGGGATTGCAGGGCCTGGAATGCCCAATCGGTGGGTTGCACATCGCTGAGGGCAGAAACGGAGGTGACCTGGGCTTGGGCGGGGATCTCGGCTTCGGGGGCGCTCAGCTCAGTTCCCACAGGTTCGATCGGTT
The Limnothrix sp. FACHB-406 genome window above contains:
- a CDS encoding iron uptake porin; the protein is MHEHLIGAITSSGRSQRADGNRWVTGFLFRAMVGSALGSSLLGALGVLVGLVAGASGVAAQTLEPIEPVGTELSAPEAEIPAQAQVTSVSALSDVQPTDWAFQALQSLVERYGCLAGYPDGLFRGDRPLGRFEFAAGLAACLEAIQTQLDRATDAAVQRDDLAALSSLQTEFRSELEQLTGRVNRLEATTTRLESQRFSPTLLMGGETIFGLSAAAGDNPPGDNENPATFAHLTRLQFVTSFTGKDRLRLQLATGNLGNNGYASRQSLGTDMARLSFQTDLDNNIQLDLLDYRFAAWGDRVVLTLRPVGFDLSSVLTANSPFFDTGRGAISRFAEGSPLFKLAALDGGVGADWLLWERGRLQFAYGAGNSARSDQGIFGSDRSAWGVQLLTKPAATLLTGIAYINAYDDRGYLNTFTGSLNADLSGKLDSPAQIHGLSGTLQWRLSEALTLAAWGGWVWTNYIDREATALSNTYAVSLAWSDPFGREGDLWAFLVGQPLRLVKGTGDVEDDSGQGMHLETFYRFKVGDRISITPGVFVVTQAEHEADRGAIVVGTIRTTFRF
- a CDS encoding glycosyltransferase gives rise to the protein MQHVPSKPISAKPRSRSARGSQWDAFVFLEVFDNEGGIQTYNQNLLTAYACVAEPNRRGRAWILRDRPMAKPPIGEGRLEFNCFGGAKSRAIGRLQMLASLAWNLWIAPPRQVFCGHINLVQAIAWICQIRRIPYTVLTHGKEVWDPLSPPARRALQRADALWIVSRYSRDRASQANQLNPDRVDLMPCPVDGTVFRPGPKPPELLTQYGLADCKVLMTVARLWPGDRYKGVDVTIRALPLIARAVPNVKYLVIGRGEDRPRLEALACEMGVGDRVVFAGFVPTEALPDFYRAADLYVMPSQEGFGIAYLEAMATGVPVISGDDDGSADPLQDGRLGWRVPHRDSEAVARAAIAALTTRGDRRCDGAWLRQEALGLFGVDAFRDRLHQLLNRSPQRGPRKP